The following coding sequences lie in one Kribbella sp. NBC_00709 genomic window:
- a CDS encoding DUF6318 family protein: MTHRNKPFLTFAACVCATTLVPACGQGSPAAGRPNTAPPPSRPTAGVSSTAPSDDTTSSLPTANLPTTAPTRPTAAAGSSLAAGEAFIGYYVELLNYTYTTGDPSPLLAESDKGCEGCKGIADYARKINAKNGGLEGDYADHLVDVKEIYRGETGRLGGSAAMKAGTYVERSSPGASPVPQESAAGTMEFSLSASGGNWVMFEMQINES; encoded by the coding sequence GTGACACACCGCAACAAGCCATTCCTCACCTTCGCGGCCTGCGTATGCGCCACCACACTCGTGCCCGCATGCGGCCAGGGCAGCCCAGCGGCAGGCCGCCCCAACACCGCCCCGCCGCCCTCGAGGCCAACGGCGGGGGTCTCAAGCACGGCGCCTTCCGACGACACAACCTCTTCGCTCCCGACGGCCAACCTGCCTACGACGGCACCAACCCGGCCGACCGCAGCCGCCGGGTCAAGCCTGGCGGCCGGTGAAGCCTTCATCGGGTACTACGTCGAGTTGCTGAACTACACGTACACGACTGGAGATCCGTCTCCCCTCCTGGCCGAGAGCGACAAAGGCTGCGAGGGTTGCAAGGGCATTGCCGACTACGCGCGAAAGATCAACGCGAAGAACGGCGGCCTAGAGGGCGACTACGCCGACCATCTGGTCGACGTCAAAGAGATCTATCGCGGCGAGACCGGACGGCTGGGCGGGTCCGCCGCAATGAAGGCTGGAACATATGTCGAGCGCAGTTCGCCCGGCGCCTCGCCCGTCCCGCAGGAAAGCGCCGCTGGGACGATGGAATTCTCTCTGTCTGCCAGTGGCGGAAACTGGGTGATGTTCGAAATGCAGATCAACGAATCATGA
- the mshD gene encoding mycothiol synthase — MTLEAVPSPLPSATAAAVTELARAAAHSDGVNPLSERTLLHLDGEHPDDVHVLAYEGDPGTIEVTGLQSARNLVGYGALSPDGSAELFVGPDFRRQGFGTALLRMLLDHGGARTRVWAHGRLPGADELAQRLGLQVTRELYFLRRTRASLPDPVWPDGIDVRTFVPGQDDKAWLEVNAAAFADHPEQGSWTAADLAERLQQPWFDPNDFFLAVDSATGALAGFHWTKVEDGVGEVYVVGVSPNHQGSGLGKALTLQGLHHLQTDRDLDSVVLYVDGTNTAARALYTKLGFKTAALDVQYAPA, encoded by the coding sequence GTGACCCTCGAAGCCGTTCCCTCACCGTTGCCCTCGGCCACCGCCGCCGCCGTCACGGAACTCGCCCGCGCGGCAGCACACAGCGACGGCGTCAACCCGCTGTCCGAACGCACCCTCCTGCACCTCGATGGCGAGCACCCCGACGACGTCCACGTCCTCGCCTACGAAGGCGATCCCGGCACCATCGAGGTCACCGGCCTGCAGAGCGCCCGCAACCTCGTCGGGTACGGCGCTCTGTCCCCCGACGGCTCGGCCGAACTCTTCGTCGGTCCGGACTTCCGCCGACAGGGCTTCGGTACGGCGCTCCTGCGCATGCTGCTCGACCACGGTGGCGCCCGCACGCGCGTCTGGGCCCACGGACGTCTCCCGGGCGCCGACGAGCTCGCCCAGCGCCTCGGTCTCCAGGTAACACGGGAGCTCTACTTCCTCCGCCGTACCAGGGCTTCGCTGCCGGACCCGGTCTGGCCCGACGGGATCGACGTACGCACGTTTGTCCCCGGACAGGACGACAAGGCCTGGCTGGAGGTCAACGCGGCCGCATTCGCCGACCACCCCGAGCAGGGCAGCTGGACCGCCGCGGATCTGGCCGAGCGCCTGCAGCAACCGTGGTTCGACCCCAACGACTTCTTCCTGGCCGTAGATTCCGCGACCGGCGCGCTGGCCGGCTTCCACTGGACCAAGGTCGAAGACGGCGTCGGCGAGGTCTACGTAGTAGGCGTCTCCCCCAACCACCAAGGCAGCGGCCTGGGCAAAGCCCTGACCCTCCAAGGCCTCCACCACCTCCAGACCGACCGCGACCTGGACTCCGTCGTCCTCTACGTCGACGGCACCAACACCGCCGCGAGAGCCCTCTACACAAAACTGGGCTTCAAAACCGCCGCCCTGGACGTCCAGTACGCCCCCGCCTGA
- a CDS encoding bifunctional metallophosphatase/5'-nucleotidase, which translates to MALTGRDKVRLGGRRAVGLLAAGTAAVLALAAGGSVSQAADTTKTGATQSNATAEAAAVQAKKPKPTHTQIQLLALNDFHGNLEPATGSGGNINGIPAGGAAYLATHLKDLRAAAKAKGQDSVTVAAGDLIGASPLLSAAFHDEPTIEAMNGMGLEVASVGNHEFDEGWHELLRMQTGGCLPDGDGQNNQNSCPDPAHPFTGAKFKYLSANVFFTNTQKTLFAPYTIKTFADGQKVGFIGMTLENTPNIVTKSGVEGLTFKDEVETANALVPVLKKKGVQSIVVLLHEGGFPADPKAYNSCPGISGPIMDINANLDPAIDAIVSGHTHQAYNCSLPDKAGKPRLVTSASSFGRLVTEVRLSIDNATGDVDRVNTLANNQIVTQDVVQDRKTADLIAKYKTLVAPIESKVIGHITTPSVVRTNDDSLESPLGNLIADAQLADPSVVSGGAAPVAAFMNPGGIRADLASNNGEVTFGQAFTVQPFNNFLVSMDMTGAQIKTLLEQQFSGLNGPEAAKYKVLQVAGITYTWNPAAAAGSKIVAGSIKIGGQPLVDATSYRIVTNNFLSDGGDGFPAFTTATNKVFGGLDIDAFASYLTAHDPYTPVATDRISIGS; encoded by the coding sequence ATGGCCCTGACAGGACGAGACAAGGTGCGGCTGGGGGGACGGCGGGCGGTCGGACTGCTCGCCGCCGGGACGGCTGCGGTGCTCGCCTTGGCCGCGGGGGGATCCGTGAGCCAGGCGGCCGATACGACGAAGACGGGCGCCACCCAGTCGAATGCCACGGCCGAGGCGGCCGCCGTGCAGGCGAAGAAGCCGAAGCCGACGCACACCCAGATCCAGCTGCTCGCGCTCAACGACTTCCACGGCAACCTGGAGCCGGCGACCGGGTCGGGCGGCAACATCAACGGGATCCCGGCCGGCGGCGCGGCGTACCTCGCGACGCATCTGAAGGACCTGCGGGCCGCCGCGAAGGCGAAGGGCCAGGACTCGGTCACGGTGGCTGCCGGTGACCTGATCGGCGCCTCGCCGCTGCTGTCGGCCGCGTTCCACGACGAGCCGACGATCGAAGCGATGAACGGGATGGGACTCGAGGTTGCGTCGGTGGGCAACCACGAGTTCGACGAGGGCTGGCACGAGTTGCTCCGGATGCAGACCGGCGGCTGCCTGCCGGACGGCGACGGGCAGAACAACCAGAACTCCTGCCCGGATCCGGCGCACCCGTTCACGGGCGCCAAGTTCAAGTACCTGTCCGCCAACGTGTTCTTCACCAACACCCAGAAGACGCTGTTCGCGCCGTACACGATCAAGACCTTCGCCGACGGCCAGAAGGTCGGCTTCATCGGCATGACGCTGGAGAACACGCCGAACATCGTGACCAAGTCCGGGGTCGAGGGGCTGACCTTCAAGGACGAGGTCGAGACGGCGAACGCGCTGGTCCCGGTGCTGAAGAAGAAGGGCGTGCAGTCGATCGTCGTGCTGCTGCACGAGGGCGGTTTCCCGGCCGACCCGAAGGCGTACAACAGCTGCCCGGGCATCTCCGGCCCGATCATGGACATCAACGCCAACCTGGACCCGGCGATCGACGCGATCGTCTCCGGCCACACCCACCAGGCGTACAACTGCTCCCTGCCGGACAAGGCGGGTAAGCCGCGGCTCGTCACCAGCGCGTCGTCGTTCGGCCGGCTCGTGACCGAGGTCCGGTTGAGCATCGACAACGCGACCGGTGACGTCGACCGGGTCAACACCCTGGCGAACAACCAGATCGTCACCCAGGACGTGGTGCAGGACCGCAAGACGGCCGACCTGATCGCGAAGTACAAGACGCTGGTCGCGCCGATCGAGTCCAAGGTGATCGGTCACATCACCACGCCGTCGGTGGTGCGGACGAACGACGACTCGCTCGAATCCCCGCTGGGGAACCTGATCGCCGACGCCCAGCTGGCCGACCCGTCCGTGGTGTCGGGCGGCGCGGCACCGGTCGCCGCGTTCATGAACCCGGGTGGGATCCGCGCGGACCTGGCGTCGAACAACGGTGAGGTCACCTTCGGGCAGGCGTTCACGGTGCAGCCGTTCAACAACTTCCTGGTCTCGATGGACATGACCGGGGCGCAGATCAAGACGCTGCTCGAGCAGCAGTTCTCCGGGCTGAACGGTCCGGAGGCGGCGAAGTACAAGGTGCTCCAGGTCGCGGGCATCACCTACACCTGGAACCCGGCGGCCGCGGCGGGCTCGAAGATCGTCGCCGGCTCGATCAAGATCGGCGGGCAGCCGCTGGTGGATGCTACGTCGTACCGCATCGTCACGAACAACTTCCTGTCCGACGGCGGCGACGGCTTCCCGGCCTTCACCACCGCGACGAACAAGGTGTTCGGCGGCCTCGACATCGACGCGTTCGCCAGCTACCTGACCGCCCACGACCCGTACACCCCGGTCGCCACCGACCGCATCTCGATCGGCTCCTGA
- a CDS encoding response regulator transcription factor has translation MSTLLLLTNALQASTEVLPSLALLPHQIRILPPEVAALVDAPDADAVLLDARRDLVAVRSASRLIRTTGIDVPLILVVTEGGLTAVNADWGADDVLLDTAGPAEIEARLRLVIGRLAATRNDEPESTLIRSGDVVIDEASYTAKLNGRALDLTYKEFELFKFLAQHPGRVFTREQLLQEVWGYDYFGGTRTVDVHVRRLRAKLGPEHESLIGTVRNVGYRFVVPPAPSTREPAEAKS, from the coding sequence GTGAGCACGTTGCTTCTGCTGACGAACGCGCTGCAGGCCTCCACCGAGGTCCTGCCCTCGCTCGCCCTGCTCCCGCACCAGATCAGGATCCTGCCTCCCGAGGTCGCCGCGCTGGTCGACGCTCCGGATGCCGACGCCGTCCTGCTCGACGCCCGCCGCGACCTGGTCGCCGTCCGGAGCGCCTCCCGGCTGATCCGGACCACCGGTATCGACGTGCCGCTGATCCTGGTCGTCACCGAAGGCGGCCTGACCGCGGTCAACGCCGACTGGGGCGCCGACGACGTGCTGCTCGACACCGCCGGCCCGGCCGAGATCGAGGCCCGGCTGCGGCTGGTCATCGGCCGGCTCGCCGCGACCCGCAACGACGAGCCCGAGTCCACGCTGATCCGCAGCGGCGACGTCGTGATCGACGAAGCGTCGTACACCGCGAAGCTCAACGGGCGGGCGCTCGACCTGACCTACAAGGAATTCGAGCTGTTCAAGTTCCTCGCCCAGCACCCCGGCCGGGTCTTCACCCGCGAGCAGCTGCTGCAAGAGGTCTGGGGCTACGACTACTTCGGCGGCACCCGGACCGTGGACGTGCACGTACGCCGCCTGCGCGCGAAGCTGGGGCCCGAGCACGAGTCCCTCATCGGCACCGTCCGCAACGTCGGCTACCGCTTCGTCGTACCGCCGGCGCCCTCGACCCGCGAACCGGCCGAAGCGAAGTCCTGA
- a CDS encoding MoaD/ThiS family protein, with amino-acid sequence MPEVTIRYFAAARSAAGESSATAEAGSIRDLVSTVSTDRPELARVLSICTFLLDGERADPGTPLSQGALVDALPPFAGG; translated from the coding sequence ATGCCGGAAGTCACCATCAGGTACTTCGCCGCCGCTCGTTCGGCCGCGGGGGAGTCGTCGGCGACCGCCGAGGCGGGGTCGATCCGCGACCTGGTCAGCACCGTCTCCACCGATCGGCCGGAGCTCGCGCGGGTGCTGTCGATCTGCACCTTCCTCCTGGACGGCGAGCGCGCCGACCCGGGCACGCCGCTCAGCCAGGGCGCTCTCGTCGACGCGCTCCCGCCTTTCGCGGGCGGCTAG
- the arfB gene encoding alternative ribosome rescue aminoacyl-tRNA hydrolase ArfB has translation METGLTVRAGVVIPEGELAWRFSRSGGPGGQSVNTTDSRVELSFDVAGTSALSDVLKTRALERLQSRLVDGVVTIAASEYKSQWRNREAARERLAVLMREAIAPPPRKRRPTKPSKGSVRRRLDDKKRRGQTKRLRGRPDD, from the coding sequence GTGGAGACTGGGTTGACGGTGCGGGCCGGGGTGGTGATTCCGGAGGGCGAGCTGGCGTGGCGGTTCTCGCGGTCGGGTGGACCGGGTGGGCAGTCGGTGAACACCACGGACAGCCGGGTCGAGCTCAGCTTCGACGTGGCGGGTACGTCGGCGTTGAGCGACGTACTGAAGACGCGGGCGCTGGAGCGACTGCAGTCGCGGCTGGTCGACGGGGTCGTGACGATCGCGGCCTCGGAGTACAAGTCGCAGTGGCGCAACCGGGAGGCGGCCCGGGAGCGGCTGGCGGTGCTGATGCGGGAGGCGATCGCTCCGCCGCCCCGGAAACGGCGTCCCACCAAACCTTCGAAAGGGTCGGTGCGCCGACGGCTGGACGACAAGAAGCGCCGCGGCCAGACGAAGCGTCTGCGCGGCCGACCGGACGACTGA
- a CDS encoding TlpA family protein disulfide reductase encodes MSLGVWVLVGAVAAGVVLSALKAWVDGRFRGKSEDDVERVTAAELGGELGQRATLLQFSSAFCAPCRATRRTLAEVEGMVDGVRHVELDAESHLELVRRLDILRTPTTLVLDSTGAVVKRASGAPRKPDVIAALAAALDRQAS; translated from the coding sequence GTGAGTCTTGGTGTGTGGGTGCTGGTCGGGGCTGTGGCCGCCGGCGTGGTGCTCAGTGCGCTCAAGGCCTGGGTTGACGGGCGCTTTCGCGGGAAGAGCGAGGACGACGTGGAGCGGGTGACGGCTGCCGAGCTCGGTGGCGAGCTGGGGCAGCGAGCGACCTTGCTGCAGTTCTCGTCGGCGTTCTGTGCACCGTGCCGGGCGACCCGGCGGACACTTGCCGAGGTCGAGGGCATGGTCGACGGAGTGCGCCATGTCGAGCTGGACGCGGAGTCCCACCTGGAGCTCGTGCGGCGGCTGGACATCCTGCGTACGCCGACCACGCTGGTCCTGGACAGCACCGGCGCGGTCGTGAAGCGCGCCAGCGGAGCACCGCGGAAGCCGGACGTGATCGCCGCGCTCGCGGCAGCGCTGGACCGCCAGGCCAGCTGA
- a CDS encoding RDD family protein, protein MSSPAGWYDDPQDPTQQRYWDGSTWTDQHRAQQGPPPYQGQFGGAPQYGEAAQHGQVYGGSNAAPSQPAQPVQPQYGQYAPPQQQPQYGQYAGPQQPQQFGQQPQYGQYGPGGHPQQQGYGYPGKRPHTTPDGQMLSGWWRRVFARIIDSIIVGIVGLPLTGYFYYKYSQILLDYFKTVMDQAEAGTPTTTTTLPPEVYKWMIPALLIGFVVSFAYEYLFLTKKGATPGKMALGIAVRLRDAPGNPPGSAVAKRYGFEIALSVLGVIPLVGTLVGFIALINYLWPLWDDKKQALHDKVAKTNVVRT, encoded by the coding sequence GTGAGCTCTCCAGCCGGTTGGTACGACGACCCTCAGGACCCGACCCAGCAGCGGTACTGGGACGGCAGCACCTGGACGGATCAGCACCGTGCACAGCAGGGCCCACCGCCGTACCAAGGGCAGTTCGGCGGCGCACCGCAGTACGGCGAGGCCGCTCAGCACGGGCAGGTGTACGGCGGCAGCAATGCTGCGCCGAGCCAGCCGGCTCAGCCGGTGCAACCGCAGTACGGCCAGTACGCTCCGCCCCAGCAACAGCCGCAGTACGGGCAGTACGCCGGACCGCAGCAGCCCCAGCAGTTCGGTCAGCAGCCGCAGTACGGGCAGTACGGCCCCGGCGGTCACCCGCAACAGCAGGGCTACGGCTACCCCGGCAAGCGTCCGCACACCACTCCGGACGGGCAGATGCTCTCCGGCTGGTGGCGGCGGGTGTTCGCCCGGATCATCGACTCGATCATCGTCGGCATCGTCGGACTGCCGCTCACCGGCTACTTCTACTACAAGTACTCCCAGATTCTCCTGGACTACTTCAAGACCGTCATGGACCAGGCCGAGGCCGGCACCCCGACGACCACGACCACCCTGCCGCCCGAGGTCTACAAGTGGATGATCCCGGCGCTGCTGATCGGTTTCGTGGTGTCGTTCGCGTACGAGTACCTGTTCCTGACCAAGAAGGGCGCGACCCCGGGCAAGATGGCGCTCGGGATCGCGGTCCGGCTGCGGGACGCCCCGGGCAACCCGCCCGGCAGCGCGGTGGCCAAGCGGTACGGCTTCGAGATCGCGCTCAGCGTGCTCGGCGTGATCCCGCTGGTCGGCACGCTGGTCGGCTTCATCGCGCTGATCAACTACCTCTGGCCGCTCTGGGACGACAAGAAGCAGGCGCTGCACGACAAGGTGGCCAAGACCAACGTGGTCCGAACCTGA
- a CDS encoding DUF4395 domain-containing protein, translating into MSEAPATQKADPRGLRFAAGVTTVVLALTLVLNNPWPLAVQAVVFAISVAFGVQASPYGQLFKRLIRPQLGPPKELEDAAPPRFAQLVGLVFAVAGLIGYLTGVTVLGVVATGFALVAAFVNAAVGLCLGCEAYLLIHRIRTPSTATN; encoded by the coding sequence ATGTCCGAAGCACCGGCGACACAGAAGGCCGATCCCCGCGGGCTCCGGTTCGCGGCCGGGGTGACCACGGTCGTCCTGGCGTTGACGCTCGTCCTGAACAACCCGTGGCCGCTCGCGGTGCAAGCCGTGGTGTTCGCGATCTCGGTCGCGTTCGGCGTCCAGGCTTCGCCGTACGGGCAATTGTTCAAGCGGCTGATCCGGCCCCAGCTGGGTCCGCCGAAGGAGCTGGAGGACGCGGCCCCGCCGCGGTTCGCCCAGCTGGTCGGCCTCGTCTTCGCGGTCGCCGGTCTGATCGGGTACCTGACCGGTGTCACCGTGCTGGGCGTGGTCGCCACCGGATTCGCCCTGGTCGCAGCGTTCGTGAACGCGGCCGTCGGGCTCTGCCTCGGGTGCGAGGCCTATCTGCTGATCCACCGCATTCGTACGCCATCCACCGCTACCAACTGA
- a CDS encoding sulfurtransferase: MSRESALVSADWVEEHKNDAGVVLIEVDEDVSAYDAGHIAGAIKLDWKDDLQDAVRRDFVNQEQFSALLSGRGVKNDDTVVLYGGNNNWFAAYAYWYFKLYGHGDVRLLDGGRKRWELDSRELTDEVVKREATEYQAKEPNLEIRAFRDEVGEAIGVKNLVDVRSPDEYAGRLLAPAHLPQEQAQRAGHIPTAASIPWSKAANDDGTFRADEELKTLYADAGVDFGKDTIAYCRIGERSAHTWFVLHEILGQANVKNYDGSWTEWGSLVGVPVALGDEPGKA; this comes from the coding sequence ATGAGCAGGGAATCCGCGCTCGTCTCGGCCGACTGGGTCGAGGAGCACAAGAACGACGCCGGTGTCGTCCTGATCGAGGTCGACGAAGACGTCTCGGCGTACGACGCCGGCCACATCGCCGGTGCGATCAAGCTGGACTGGAAGGACGACCTGCAGGACGCGGTCCGGCGGGACTTCGTCAACCAGGAGCAGTTCAGCGCGCTGCTGTCCGGCCGGGGCGTCAAGAACGACGACACGGTCGTGCTGTACGGCGGCAACAACAACTGGTTCGCGGCGTACGCGTACTGGTACTTCAAGCTCTACGGCCACGGTGACGTCCGCCTGCTCGACGGCGGCCGCAAGCGCTGGGAGCTGGACAGCCGCGAGCTGACCGACGAGGTCGTCAAGCGCGAGGCCACCGAGTATCAGGCGAAGGAGCCGAACCTGGAGATCCGCGCCTTCCGCGACGAGGTCGGCGAGGCCATCGGCGTGAAGAACCTGGTCGACGTCCGCAGCCCCGACGAGTACGCCGGCCGGCTGCTCGCCCCGGCCCACCTCCCGCAGGAGCAGGCGCAGCGCGCGGGTCACATCCCGACCGCGGCCAGCATCCCGTGGAGCAAGGCGGCCAACGACGACGGCACGTTCCGCGCCGACGAGGAGCTGAAGACCCTGTACGCCGACGCCGGCGTGGACTTCGGCAAGGACACCATCGCGTACTGCCGGATCGGCGAGCGCTCGGCGCACACCTGGTTCGTGCTGCACGAGATCCTCGGTCAGGCGAACGTCAAGAACTACGACGGTTCCTGGACCGAGTGGGGTTCGCTGGTCGGCGTACCCGTTGCCCTCGGCGACGAACCCGGAAAGGCCTGA
- a CDS encoding DUF1416 domain-containing protein, with the protein MCGATKGGLDLKGVDVDKEAVIQGQVLRGEEPVGGAYVRLLDSTGEFTAEVPTSATGHFRFFAAPGSWTLRTLAPKADPVDRQVVAQYGEVAEVAVTV; encoded by the coding sequence ATGTGTGGAGCAACGAAGGGCGGCCTCGACCTCAAGGGTGTCGACGTCGACAAGGAAGCCGTGATCCAGGGCCAGGTGCTACGCGGCGAGGAGCCGGTCGGCGGCGCGTACGTGCGGCTGCTGGACTCCACCGGTGAGTTCACCGCCGAGGTGCCGACCTCGGCCACCGGGCACTTCCGGTTCTTCGCGGCGCCGGGGAGCTGGACGCTGCGCACGCTGGCCCCGAAGGCCGACCCGGTCGACCGTCAGGTGGTCGCGCAGTACGGCGAGGTCGCGGAAGTGGCCGTCACCGTCTGA
- a CDS encoding choice-of-anchor P family protein, with amino-acid sequence MRPRIGYKKLAAVGVAAVVGVASTIALTSGSASASPVFGYSGYSYGTDVESGLANSGPQVISKFGCTTDAHKADKNDLSTANVNNQAIARSVKTDTHAFDNKSGTGVTSTATAADIRVGNLLTLTGVKTTTTAKYSKGQLSYTGDTTFAGVKIGAIAVPSLLKPKWNTKIAVPGLGYIVLNRVGGVKTASGIYSYAQAVVLHATVKNQYIPQGVDVAVLKTRAEISKPATALVIGDAFGTKATADKLVVSDATSLQTTCQGTEGKTVRVAVGELNIPKVAYVGGVYTTKNGAIGANKSYINFTSHVAGVKVGSLSIGAIESSASAWKTKDNKAGVSSSSTIASIKVGGKSYAVPTGENKTLNIPGIARLTFNQVLRQKRYIAVNALVIDVYSLNTKVVVGHSAAGVVS; translated from the coding sequence ATGCGACCCCGCATCGGATACAAGAAGCTCGCTGCCGTCGGAGTTGCGGCGGTTGTCGGCGTGGCTTCTACGATCGCGCTGACCTCGGGTTCGGCGTCCGCCTCGCCGGTTTTCGGATACAGCGGTTACTCGTACGGCACCGACGTCGAATCCGGCCTGGCCAACAGCGGCCCGCAGGTCATCAGCAAGTTTGGTTGCACCACCGACGCCCACAAGGCTGACAAGAACGACCTCAGCACGGCGAACGTGAACAACCAGGCGATCGCACGCTCGGTGAAGACCGACACGCATGCCTTCGACAACAAGAGCGGGACGGGCGTCACCAGCACCGCGACGGCCGCCGACATCCGTGTCGGCAACCTGCTCACGCTCACCGGCGTGAAGACCACCACGACGGCGAAGTACTCGAAGGGCCAGCTGTCGTACACCGGCGACACCACGTTCGCGGGCGTGAAGATCGGTGCGATCGCGGTGCCGTCGCTGCTCAAGCCGAAGTGGAACACCAAGATCGCGGTTCCGGGTCTCGGCTACATCGTGCTGAACCGGGTCGGCGGCGTGAAGACCGCTTCCGGCATCTACTCGTACGCGCAGGCGGTCGTGCTGCACGCCACGGTGAAGAACCAGTACATCCCGCAGGGCGTCGACGTCGCGGTGCTGAAGACCCGCGCGGAGATCTCCAAGCCGGCGACCGCGCTGGTCATCGGTGACGCCTTCGGTACCAAGGCCACGGCCGACAAGCTGGTCGTCTCCGACGCGACGTCCCTTCAGACCACCTGCCAGGGCACTGAGGGCAAGACGGTCCGGGTCGCGGTCGGCGAGCTGAACATCCCGAAGGTCGCCTACGTCGGCGGTGTCTACACCACCAAGAACGGCGCCATCGGTGCGAACAAGTCCTACATCAACTTCACCTCGCACGTCGCGGGCGTGAAGGTGGGCAGCCTGTCCATCGGCGCGATCGAGTCCTCCGCGTCGGCGTGGAAGACCAAGGACAACAAGGCCGGCGTGAGCTCGTCGTCGACCATTGCCTCGATCAAGGTCGGCGGCAAGTCCTACGCGGTCCCGACCGGCGAGAACAAGACGCTGAACATCCCGGGTATCGCGCGGCTGACCTTCAACCAGGTCCTGCGGCAGAAGCGGTACATCGCGGTGAACGCTCTGGTGATCGACGTCTACAGCCTGAACACCAAGGTTGTCGTCGGCCACTCGGCCGCCGGCGTCGTCAGCTGA
- the dtd gene encoding D-aminoacyl-tRNA deacylase, with amino-acid sequence MRAVVQRVSRAAVTVDGEVVGAIDGPGLLVLLGVTHDDTVEKAAALAAKIWTLRILHDERSAADEQAPILAISQFTLYADTRKGRRPSWSAAAPGPVSEPLYDSFCTALEKLGAKVERGRFGADMQVALTNDGPVTLILDA; translated from the coding sequence ATGAGAGCCGTAGTACAGCGAGTCAGTCGGGCAGCGGTGACTGTCGACGGCGAGGTGGTCGGGGCGATCGACGGGCCCGGACTGCTCGTCCTGCTCGGCGTCACCCACGACGACACCGTCGAGAAGGCGGCCGCGCTGGCCGCGAAGATCTGGACCCTGCGCATCCTGCACGACGAACGCTCCGCCGCCGACGAGCAGGCGCCGATCCTCGCCATCAGTCAGTTCACTCTGTACGCCGATACGCGGAAAGGCCGCCGCCCCTCGTGGAGCGCCGCCGCACCCGGCCCGGTCTCCGAACCGCTCTACGACTCGTTCTGCACGGCGCTCGAGAAGCTGGGCGCCAAGGTGGAGCGCGGCCGCTTCGGCGCGGACATGCAGGTCGCCCTCACCAACGACGGCCCGGTCACCCTGATCCTGGACGCATAA
- a CDS encoding 3-keto-5-aminohexanoate cleavage protein, translating into MASTLITVAPTGAETAKADCPALPTTLDELVETAKRCEAAGAAMIHIHIRDAEHKPTLDLGRLTETVAAVRENTALIVQLSTGGAVTDPYDHRLRVLDAVPDSCSLTMGTVNFGDDVFMNPWPFVTQLYQLTQEREVVPEFELFDLGHVAALHRLLGKYGLPYGGRVHCDLVMGVPGGMPGTADALVAAVNALPDAVTSWSATGIGRTALTVALAALSKGGNLRVGMEDTLTLAKGQPVTHNAELVERAAALATLAQRPPMSPDEARDLLNVKR; encoded by the coding sequence ATGGCGTCGACTCTGATCACTGTTGCTCCCACCGGTGCCGAGACCGCGAAGGCGGACTGCCCGGCGTTGCCGACCACGCTCGACGAGCTGGTCGAGACCGCGAAGCGGTGCGAGGCCGCCGGGGCGGCGATGATCCACATCCACATCCGCGACGCGGAGCACAAGCCGACCCTGGACCTCGGCCGGCTCACGGAGACTGTCGCTGCGGTCCGGGAGAACACCGCGCTGATCGTCCAGCTCTCCACCGGCGGCGCGGTCACCGATCCGTACGACCACCGGCTCCGGGTGCTCGACGCCGTACCCGACTCCTGCTCGCTGACCATGGGGACGGTCAACTTCGGCGACGACGTGTTCATGAACCCGTGGCCGTTCGTCACCCAGCTCTACCAGCTCACCCAGGAGCGCGAGGTCGTGCCCGAGTTCGAGCTGTTCGACCTCGGCCATGTCGCCGCACTGCACCGGCTGCTCGGCAAGTACGGCCTCCCGTACGGCGGACGCGTGCATTGCGATCTGGTCATGGGTGTCCCCGGCGGCATGCCCGGTACGGCGGACGCGCTGGTCGCCGCCGTCAACGCCCTGCCCGACGCGGTCACCTCCTGGTCCGCCACCGGCATCGGCCGTACGGCGCTGACGGTCGCGCTGGCGGCCCTGTCGAAGGGCGGCAACCTCCGCGTCGGTATGGAGGACACGCTGACGCTGGCGAAGGGGCAGCCGGTCACTCACAACGCGGAGCTCGTCGAACGCGCGGCCGCCCTCGCCACACTCGCGCAACGGCCGCCGATGTCGCCGGACGAGGCCCGCGACCTCTTGAACGTGAAGCGATGA